The Humulus lupulus chromosome 7, drHumLupu1.1, whole genome shotgun sequence region agtattttttaggaataagtttattaagagcaatattttaaaatcctagggtctgccaccagctttgaaatcgttaaagaaCTTAGTCAatgttgtttactcaattcaaattaggctgaaaaagtgtaattacatgtataatatttcagcgtatgccgatatatcgcagctctagggggcgatatatcgccatatggggatacgaaaaacacgtagcttcgcatgaccacctcgacgagcctcgggtatatcagtccaggcgatatatcagctatGGTGCaagatttttgaacaattttgaaaccgagctcattttaatccttaacctcttgataagtccataatctttttaaccgagtcttcagcctctgatgaacgattattcaaatgtttttcaattaaaaagctattattttattcaagctaaatgaatatcttttcattcttgaactctataaataggacctagtacctagccatttcttcattcatcaagctgagttcagagcctacaagcttgtaacgacccaactactctagactttggaccattaatgactactatacatagacactaatctttaagaaaatgtacatatgaaataaacattacttcattaaaacttgtaaaaaaatgttaaactacataaaattcaaagtaggatatgggatcccattgttttgaaaataaaaaaaaaacataacataacttaaataaatgggttacaaaattaagtgcggaaaatacatataaagcatagtTTTTAAATGATTAGGaagcaacttcatcctcgaatcgaacgctcaatccactgattccatcctgcctcaatacacatccctaaGCTCCCAAGAACCTTTTCCGCTGCcaatctattttcctgcacatataaaacataaaggagagagcttaatgcccaacaaggaaaatctactacaagcatgaaacatatcatacacataactataaactataaacatataacatatatctataaaacatacatcatataagactatactattaatggccattaaaacatgtgataaaccatctaagtcccctttctaatatctgaggtaggttagctcacatggtaggtttatcataacccatctacgtcccctgtctaatatctgaggtagggtaaatcataaccttgaaacataagaaaacataacacaacatactatagcataacttatcataacatatcaacataacatataagcatataaaactatcctattttccttatcaatataccgggatgatgagaacaaagtcgggattttggaacactcctaaatatCATAACAAAAAGTGAGTATACTAATgaatagagatgaaaagaataactacaccatcgaaatgatacttaccaacaagaatattacgttcaagatcttaggtgCCTatccaagaatagagaatacgagttaggatttgagtagaaaaactataagaacttaaagaaacaaTGCAGAAATGatctagaatttggaataccttgaatgcttctatgaccgaactaaacctcgaaccgaaatatactataaaccttacttcccaagtgtttgataaacttataatgattaagcttataaccctaacccaagtgtttaacactttaAAGtactcctagcagcttgtaggctctgaacttagcttgatgaatgagcAATTGGCTGggtattaggtcctatttatagagttcaagaataaaaagatcttcatttcacttgaataaaataatggctttttaattgaaaaatatttgaataatcgttcagcagaggctgaagactcagttagaaagatgctggacttatcaagaggttaaggaataaattgagctcggtttcaaaaatgtttgaaaatcaTGCACCatagctgatatatcgcctgggctgatatacccgaggctcgtcgaggtggtcgtgcgaagctatttttcgtatccccgtatggcgatatatcgccccctatagctgcgatatatcggcatacactgaaatattatacatgtaattacactttttcagcctaatttgaattgagtaaacaaccttgactaagtcctttaacaatttcaaagctgctggcagactctaggatattcaaatattactcttaataaacttattcctcaaaaatacttaatttctcattaaaccttcatatgacaagtgttactatcttattgggtctatctaaaccttatagtataataattatcaccttcataatcagtcatattaatcaaaccttaggttataattaatattcttagactataggttaaacttagaaaatctacaagtgttactatgagtatccaactaaatcccagtttgaaccaaaatccacagtcataaaaatactataactattactagctattactattactactactatctaactagctaagtaaagttcttggactctacaaagctgctaggtttactttagagtgttaaacacttgggttggggttataagctttatcattttaagcttaataaacacttgggaagtaaggtttatagtgtatttcggcttcgaggtgtagttcggtcatagaagcattcaaggcatctaagatcttgaacttgaggttcttgttggagtgttccaaagtcccgatcttgttctcacattccggttttttgtaaggaaaatagggtagatttgtatcctattatgttttttatatatgtttatgttataagtatgtttttagttgttttagtatatgaattgtttagattaaaatcacataatttgtttagataacaaatatataacttgtttagataacaagtctcaATAGTATATtcattgggcatatgattgcttagctagcaagtcccaggaagtatgatggccattgtaatagatgttgtatttatatagtcatatgattatagtttatgtgtatgtatatatttcatacttgtagtagattttctttgctgggcattaggctcattcctttatgttttatatgtgcaggaaaatagttatggcggtgggaaggttcttggcagcttggggatgtgtattgagggatAATGAAATCGGTGGACTGCCCGTacaattcgaggatgaagttgtttaagtctttcaaatcatattttctatgtatttttccgcatctgagttgtaatgaattttaagatctaagtcatgttttattttatttttaaaacaatgggatcccataccctattCTAAATTTTATGTTAacctttgttttacagttttaaataaagttatggttatttcgtatgtacgttttcttaagattagtatttatgtatagtaatttattaatggtccaaggtctagaatagtttgGTCGTTACATATCAACACATgggactcttgattataggctagagagaaatgtttttcttttgtgaaaaagatgatagtttttcttctctgtaaaaacttgttgtttctattttctatcatatagaatatatagagattactatcataataataataataaataaataaataataatcatctttaatgataataataataataataataataatgattaaagacaaagtcttacattccattttcaaaatgttttattaattaattaaataaaataaaaatcaataacTGATCACCATCAGTAGTGCTACACGCATAGGGCAATCCAAGAAACCTTATGCGTGTGGCACTCTCCCTGAAAAAATGAGATTTTAgtttttttcattcttttttattttaattaattaataattagaaattcaaataaggtatcatcttttcaTATAAAAGATAgtaacttaaatttcaaaattcaaaatttgaatttcaattatcatcttattattaattaaataaatataataatcaaaaactaattttgactatccatatttatcatttcacacttaaataaaataattgactaaaatcaatttcttttatttctacacaatttcgaaaattgcacaaatgcattaataaattgtgcaacttcaattatcacataattgcacatttatcccgaagaataaatattctctcaaatagcccattcacagtttgacccttgtatcaactcttaacTTGAATAGTGTTGATGGAGCCTCTCCGGGGACCTAtgaaccaataattccaagctccaataaataaaagattattaaccaaaactctttgattcaataatcatttATATTAATCTCgtaattattccactataaatatgagactgtactCTTGAGAactaaagacatatatttactgagtactttattgtaactataaagtgtctattgatataatcattacatactaattaatcctctattgatgattcataattaagtgggaataaaattaccgttttacccttttaattatatcttgattcatAGTGTAccgttgactttactagtgaaggttaattcataatctgattatgaattttacgtcaataacattttcaattccaaaagtcaacccaatagggaaccatcattcaatctataagaatgtatagattccatatctgttaatctatgtccccagccatatacatcattgagtccccaaaacaatagttcttagcctgatcattctgacaaactgtaacgcatgaatcaaaggatcaaatgatatatataggagttcatagtaacttcaggattaagatcagtttgtatatgatcatcagttgatgtgctttattaaatcacatctggtccagttctacatactctcagcatgcaaagtacctccactaaagtgtcctactacactagtaacccggatctaggtcacatgtattcataatactagtggaccgtactagcagtaattaatctaaagatttcataactttattttactgcaaattatttaagttcattatctcaatctcgatcctctcataccaatatgagattgagaccacatagatgaacttgggagttttctgatatttacttaatattattaccAATAATATATTACATAAGCTACAtttatacaataattcaattcattgattcatttcattaaaactattgtcaactacaattgctttaagggcacaattcccaacaatagCGAGCTCCAAAATTAAACCCTAGCTCTCAGAACCTCCAATTCCATTCAACGGTTTAATGGAAatatcccccgagcccccaagtgagCTCCTAAATCAGATCCTAGAAACATCGAGCCTATTTcccaaaaaccagaaaacccACATTTTGGGGCACCTGGCGCGATCGCGCTTGCCCCTGGCACGGTTGCGCCCACAGAAAATTCGGGCTTTCTGGTGCCTGAGCGCGGTCACACTGGGTGCTTGGAAATCccaaatcaatttaaattttttgggattttggGACTCTAGCACGGTCACGCTAGGTCCCTGGAACCTAAAAATCAAACCCAGAATTGTGTTCTTCCCAAATTCCGAACCTACGATTTTTACCTTGCAATACCAGTCCCAAAAGTCGACTCCAACAGAATTTCTAGCAGTTTTCCACCAAAATAAACCTCAATATAGTTAGTACAACCCATAGGCAATATCAAGATACCATTAAAACACCAAACACACATCAAAATCATCATTTCATATACTTGAAGTTCTAAGCTAAGTTTTTCTTCAAAATCCAAAAATTCTAAGCATAAATCCATTATTTCAGTTTAATTTTTGTGCCTCAAGTCGGCTCCTAACATGATTCTATACCTATTCAACTCCTCAAAACAACCCAAACTTACCAACTCaactaaaatcccaaaatcctcTAAACACCATCAAGAATACCATTAATGAGAAAGTTTCAGAAATTACCTCTGAATTTCGAAAATCCCAAGTGAAATATGATCTTGGCAGCTCCTAGGTCCTTCCCTTGCTTCCCAAATCCTTCCAAGGTTCTTCAAATCTCCAAGAAATGGATCTCCAACTTGGGTGTGTTGCCTTGACTAAGTTGTAGAGAGATGAGAAGTAGGATGAGAGGAAAACGTGAATGTTGGCTGACCAAAATACTTAGCTAGTTTTTTGTCTAATTCCTTGGCCGAAAGACCATTTTTCTCTCACCTTTACTTAACCTCAAAACTAACCccaagggaattttggtcttttgactaAAAAACACAATTACACCACTAATCTCTAAATTAATCAACTAATCCATCAAGTACAATTATTCTACCAACTATCCCAAAATATTgaaattcccaaaatactcctaggttcagcccaagccgggtatttatcctcattgtgacttttccgctaaagtCACCCAAAAGGATCCACTCATgccaaatatcacatatatccacataataatgtgttctcgagcacatagcacataatatttacaaatataccctcaattatatgtaattatgtaattaaatttaaatttgtaacttacataattgacagcagtttgattaaattgacaaaattttatctatcaaatctgagtttaggataccaaatatgtacgattttaaaatacagggtatcatatgagcattattgaaaatagagggtaccaaaataatattttgcaaaaacatagggtatcaaatgagtatattcccataaatatatatatatatgtcaattaTGATTTTGTACTTGTGATACTTTACTAATCATTTTTATCTCTAAGTGTGACCCGTGACCCTGTGAACTAGGTTTTTCGAACAACGTAAAAAAAGCTTTagtgttgattttttttattctcattttttatttttgtaataatcTGTTCAAACAACTAGCTTAGTTGTTAGATCAGATTTTGTCAAAACATCTTAATCACTTGGTAAATATTAAAATACAGAATTTCATTCACAAAAAAAGTACAAACACAACACTAATACTAATTATACCTAAACAAACATAACAAGAATCATAAATGAAATTatattaaaatcatatataaaagtAGGATTGAATCAAATAATTTTTATCCTGTAAATTTGTAATGAATTCAgagaaaatattgaaaaaaattaacccaataatataattaatttctCTAGTATAGCCAACTTAATTCTATTGAAAAACTTGAGATGATTTTATCCTCTGTAATCCCCATCTTCATATAtttcaataacaaaaaaaaaaagcaaaataacttaTTTTTTCATAATTTATTGTTGAACTCATTCATTATTCTAATTTTctcttatatatttttaataaaatccAACTTACCTAAATGTCACGATTCATGGGACCAATCCAGTTATTACTATCTCATAGTCATACCATGTTATCCAGTACGAGTACCATTCTTTCTTTTCTACAGAAAAAGGAAAATAAATTCATCAGTGACCCcattttttaaatacaataaaTTCATCACTTACAAGCTCTACTGTTCCAgtccaattttaatttttttgccaCGAAATTTCAAATTCGCTATACAAATTATTTACAGAGAAACAGGCTCATTCACACCAAGTGTCGGAAAAAACAGAACAGAAAACTTAACAGAACAATACAGATTTTGTTTTAGCCTCTCTTACAAATTAAATTGTCTCATCCTCTTTCCGCGATAAGCAATTCTTCAAGTTCCTCCCTTCGTCTCTCCAATTCCTGAAGTTTCGAAAACACATGCAGATCAGTACAAAACTAAAAGAAGAACCGAAAATCTCACATATAATGATTGAGAACAAGAAAACTGCCTCAAATTCCTGTATTACTAAAAGCTTCAATTCAAGCAAGCTTGATAAGTAAAGAACACTCTGTCTTGACAAAACTACACATTGCACACGACTTTAGACATGAGTATTTACCTCCAGATCTCTTACTGCCTGATcccttgtaatttttttcttctgGCGAGCACGTTTGAGGAAGCCAAGGCATAGGAGTCCCTTAATATTTAATAAGAAAACAAGTGAGCGAGATAGAATCCAGCCACAAATAATAAATATGAAAGCTTAATTAATCAAGATATTTGCAAAAGTAATAAGAAAACAATCATTTAAAGAGACAACATAATAATTTTCAATCAGATTCTTCAACCAGTTATATTTACACAGCCGTGCAAAAATTCAGTATATCAAGAGCAGTTCAGCAAGTTAGCTGAATTTAAACTACTTAACTATGAAGTGAAGTGCCATACAACACTATAAACATTAACAGTTCGGGTAGAACAAGTTTTGTTGACACATCGACCCAACATATAAAAAAGCCAATTTCGATAAGATGTCAGCCCTATAAAAACTGTAATGCCGCATAGCATATATATACATCTTTATTGACTTAATATAGGAATAGGATGCATCTCAGTTTTGCTTACCGAAATAACATAAACTATACCACAAGCAAGAAGCATGTAGCTTGCTAAGCTCTGAAGGAAAACAAGGTTCCTTTTCTCACTATAATAGTCAGGAAAAGCCCTTGTCATCACTGCAACACTGGAGAGAACAATCGATTAGTTTAGTGAGTCAACCAAATTCTATCATCATCTTCAATCAATTAATATATTAGAAATTTCTTTAAAGACATACAAGATCTGCAGCATGCCTCTACCAACCCAGTACTCCAAGACCTGAAAAAGGGTAATTGGAAGATGGAATTAGATGGATTGAGGCCTGGGATTATTGAGAGCTATAGTTCAAAGATTTATATCAGTTTGGAGCCTTAAcgatcatataaaaaaaactaaaatgtcCCTAGGCAAACTGTTTATATCAGTTTGGAGTTAGATAAGGCCTAAACAATCATAAAAAAGTTCAAATAGTTTGCTTGGAACATTTTTAACTTGGAAATTTTTTACCTTTTACATTGGCAAAGATTTCCATCATTtcatttttctaaataaaaaattaaaaaataattaagtaaagtGCCATGCATTAGCAAAGTGACGTCGTAAACAAAATGATGAACTCAATATCTCCATTTTTTCACTTTGGCAATGTCATGCAATCTTTTTCGTAAAAAATTAGTTAGAAATCACATATTAGTAACTTATTTGCTACTGCTTAGGACTAATTTGCTAAACCATGTACAATTACATATAGTTCAGTGACTAATTTGCTAAACCACGTATAACTCAGGAGCTGTCATGCTAAAATCCCTAAATGAAAACAAAAATGTCCCTAAGTAAACTCTTTAGGCAAAATTCTGTAAAGAAATACCAAAAAGAGGAAAAAGTGATTTAACCCCGACTCTCATTCTTTCAGTATAAATTTCTTATGTTGGGCATGGACTGAATTGATAACTTTGTTTTGTGATTCTCCCACAAGAATTATAGAGCTCCATCTAAAATCCAATTGGTAATTAATGGAGTTaaacatgttcttattaatgattcaatattcttacacttatttcATGTAGGACACAATAGTCTAATATCCCCTTCAAGATGGTGACGATTTTTCGCTCATCAATCTTGAATCACCTAATCACAAGTGATTTATTTTTTCAGCTCGCTTatttttttggatctcaagtgtATTTTCGCACTATGCAGATCTCGTGCAACTTAACCCACTCTTTGAATCGGTGACCATGATAAGAATgatgaggctccatctaaaaactaattggtgattagtggagttacacatattcatattaataattaaatattctTGCACTTATTCCATGTAGGACATAATAGTCTAATATTCTCGTAACAATGCCACTTCAATTCAATGGATTACACCATATGTGTTAAGACATACTTAATTTAGTCTATTTTGTCTTTTGTGCACGTGTTATGCTATAATTAACTGGGTTAGTTTCTTGTCAGAATTAGttacaattaaataattatgtatTAGCTCAGCTTATCGAGAGCTACATAGAGAGAGCTCTATGATAATATCTTCTTACAGTTAATGTTTTTCTTAGCTAAGCTGTTAGAGATTTTAACTGTATGATAATTACGCAGTTAATTTCGAAGGGAATTAGTTCCAACAATTGAAAGATTCTGTATTGAATAACTTCAAATGACAAAACTTGTTTGAATGAAAATCAAGATCAATGATACCaaaaacaaaatcttaaagaagAAATTTAAATTACTAATCAGAAATTTTTCCATGACGAACCTGCCAAAATTTCATGATGAATTCCAATTCCGTCTCCGCTAGAACGACCAAAGCAGCAATCAGAACAGCGTAACACCGAAATATTCCATCGAAAACCTGTGATTCACCTCATCACAAAACAATCAGAAAGATCAATAAGTGAACATACAGATATTAATATACGAAATGATAtataaagaaagagagagaaagtacaTCAGATCCGTTCCTGAATGATCTTATGGCGGAGAAAACATTGACGACAATGCAGAGAATGGCAACGAGAGCAGTCACTACGCTAAAGCACCTCCAGACCACCAAGAAATAATCGGGCCCCCTTCTTAGTACGGTTTCGGAAGATAATCTGGGAACGGAAGCTTCTTCTTCTTCGGTGGCAGCTGTGGTGGTCGCCATTTTCccgagaaaataataaatttcccGCCCCTCTCTTAACTAACTAAACCCCAAATTTTGCTCAATCGTTTTCTTGCTCCATCAATTTCCAATGGAATCCCGCTTTCTTCCAATGTGTTCCATAGTGACGTGGCATAAGATGAATAGTTGTTGGGGATGATATGGGAGGACGTGTCTtaaagttttttttgtttttcaaaatcaatacaAGAATAATGGGACTTGTTTTATTTCGTAATATTGGTATTAATTAAGggttaaaaaataaattattgataaaaaaaatagtataatCTCACTTATATTACAACAAGCAACAAAATGATAaaacataattaatttaattatgctaaatatattttttatattaaagttgTAATTATATAGAAAGTGTGTTAATAAATTATAATTGTGTATCAAACAAacccaataatatatatttttccatCGAAAAGTTTTCAAGTGACATAATTAAAGAGTAATCTAATTTGATGACAGttaatttttttcataattaaAGAGTAATCTGATTTAAAAGTTTCATAACTCGACATCTTCACTCATTTTTTAACTTCAAAATTTGGTCGAAGTCtctttttatattttcaaataatgatATTCTTAAATTTGAAACCtaatttctttttttatatatatattcttaattAACACAGACGATTGTCAATGCAACTTTTAACTATTGAGAGTACATAATTTGGTATAACTCTCTACATAAATTATGTTCAAGATCATATTCATGATTATAATCATAAATTTCACAATTGGTCGCAGTTATAATTTGCTTTAAATGTTTCAAGaccttttcacaaaaaaaaaatgaaaataactcAATGGCCTAGGCCCTAGTGTAAGAAAGTACTACTTAGAGCACTCACATCCCATCCGGtgaattatattttcaaaatatgcAAAAAATAGTTCAAACTAAGAAAAATGAGTATATATTGGATGAtgtattttacaaatatttttagaTACAGCTATAGTACAAAGTTGTATCTAATGTACATTATTCATCCTTCAAcccaatattataatattaaaatatataaaaatattattgatagttataaaaaatatttgaaatgaataaaaaatgtttgaaagtGTAATATTTAAATGACATAGAGAATTTGATGTATGATAAAATATaaatttagaggtaaaatagaaaaatgtgtattttttggagatattttaaaaattaaagtaGAACACCAGAGAAGTGGTCTTAGTCCTTGCCAAATTATGACCGAACAAACACAAAGCCTGTCACTAAGAGAAGTTCCAATGGGTGATGTATTATACATCTCCCCTCAAAATTTTGAAGAATCATCACTAATGCTCGATTGGAAGATGTATAATAACTCTACAATTTAATTATGCTGCAGTATTTCTTCACATGGCAAGTTAAAGCATTCTTtatacatttttaattattttttttgtacTTTACTTTTTGGTCTCTCTCTTTCCCCCTTTCTcccttttttttatatttaaataaataaataatattttaaaatataatatttaaatgatgttaagaaaaaatatagaaaatcagATATATAgtgtaatgtaaaagtttgaggtaaaataaaaaaagtagGATTTTTGTGAGGTATTTTGAATAATAGAGTAGAGTACTCATTGGAAGTGCTCTAGGGGGCTTAAacctttattaatttttttaatcaatttattatataaattaaaaagagTTTATATTTTCTTAGACCatgtgttttaacaaattattttttagatcatGTGTGTTTGTATAATGGTTCAAACAGATCCCTAAACTTAATTTTAGCCAAAGTCTTTTGAactaaatcacaaataattcaccaaactaacaacttagaaaaaaaaaacacaatcatTATGCCTAATTGTGCTTTTATATTCAATTTGTTTTCTTCATTGAAATCGATTTCAGGTGTCTATTTGGACAATTAATACATAGTCCAAAAAAGTATTTttcaaaacatagggtctaaacaagtaatgagacaaaatacactGACAAAAAAAGTATAGGGTGTTTCTATGGTAGGGGCTAGAAAAAGAGAATCACTGGTGGGGTTCTTTTATGTTCCCGACCTATGAACAATTTtcagcgtgattttttttataatcatgtatattgtagttatttagagtatatTGTAaactttcagaaaattctgaataatttaaagtgcaaaaaataaagttcaaacatattgttttctATGCCCATAAAAAAATTAGTAAGCATACAACAACTTGTTTGAACCTAATCTttgatactgtaaattattcgaaattttctaaaaatttgcagaatgctctaaataactacaatatacaccgtCACAAAAAAAATCACACTAAAAATTATTTACAGATCAGAAATACAAAACTCCACCAAATGGGCTCTTTTTCAAACTCATACTataaaaattcccaaaaatataaactattttaa contains the following coding sequences:
- the LOC133788956 gene encoding uncharacterized protein LOC133788956, encoding MATTTAATEEEEASVPRLSSETVLRRGPDYFLVVWRCFSVVTALVAILCIVVNVFSAIRSFRNGSDVFDGIFRCYAVLIAALVVLAETELEFIMKFWQVLEYWVGRGMLQIFVAVMTRAFPDYYSEKRNLVFLQSLASYMLLACGIVYVISGLLCLGFLKRARQKKKITRDQAVRDLEELERRREELEELLIAERG